TGACAGTTCACGTGAAAGAATTACTTTTTCGTTTACCTCTACTCTTTTTCCTATTGTCAATTCTTGAAGTTCGTTGTTATTAGAATCCAACCGTAAAGAGTCTTCCAAACTTTGCACTTCTCTAAATAATTGATTCTCACTACTGCAAATAATCATCTTCTCCTCTTTTTTAGATTGGTGAGTTTTTCTCAGCTGGTTAACACCTGAAATATATACTTCAAAAGGTTCTTTCCAATCGAAATCACCCTCTTTTATGTTATATATTATCTTATATACTTTTTCCCTGTTAGATGAAAAAGGAAATAACCCAGCTGAAATGCCGAATTCAATTGCCTTCTTAACATTCTCGGGTTTAAAAATGCCACTTTTCAGCAAAACAGAATTTCGGATATAGTTACTAAAGAAACTTAATTTGGCACTATTTTCAAAATATTTCTCCACCACCCATCTGTTTATAACGTAATCTTGGAATATATTAGTTAAGCTGTTTATTTCCTCGGTTGTAAGTAGAGATTTATAAACTTGATGTATAGTTTTAACTTCTCTCACATGTTCCATCAACACATGCGACTCTTCATGGAGTATCAAAGCTTTTACGTCGTTTTTGAAATAAATATTTACTGCAGCATTATCATAAAGCCCTTTATAAGTTTCAAGAAGTCCTTTAAGCAGGGCTGGATTTATATAAATTCGGTAATCTTCAGATGTAAACGCACTGGTAATAGCATCGGGGGGAGTAATTTCAATAGATGCTATTGTCAATAAGAATCTAATCGCTGGATTTGCTTCACTTGAGACAATTTCGTCATATATGGCTTTAAAACGTTGACTAAATTCGTCAGGATTATATCCTTCTTTTATAAGGTTTTCAAAACCTCTTTTTATTACAACTCCTAAGTCAAAAATCTCCGGCATAATTTACCCCCCAATTTCTTCTTTAACTGTTTTTTTAATCATAAATAAACTATAGTCTTATATCCCTATTTACTGTTAACACATTGTGCTCTATATTTTAGTAGTGTTTTA
This Caldicellulosiruptor changbaiensis DNA region includes the following protein-coding sequences:
- a CDS encoding VWA domain-containing protein translates to MPEIFDLGVVIKRGFENLIKEGYNPDEFSQRFKAIYDEIVSSEANPAIRFLLTIASIEITPPDAITSAFTSEDYRIYINPALLKGLLETYKGLYDNAAVNIYFKNDVKALILHEESHVLMEHVREVKTIHQVYKSLLTTEEINSLTNIFQDYVINRWVVEKYFENSAKLSFFSNYIRNSVLLKSGIFKPENVKKAIEFGISAGLFPFSSNREKVYKIIYNIKEGDFDWKEPFEVYISGVNQLRKTHQSKKEEKMIICSSENQLFREVQSLEDSLRLDSNNNELQELTIGKRVEVNEKVILSRELSSGQVSQKRLEMLIRQSRTIQDGGIGKKDQQVADNTIEQLLDKILEVLSGMASGYVPAGLKICIDKWKKKKMKRDWNKFVRITVNSYHGKKVFSNYNRPSRRVGDDFPSIGFFSRANRAFILVDTSGSMDSDSITTCADIANELNKHNVESQIICWDAAVYAPIKIKTESDIRKALANLKGGGGTVIKPALEDVSKRVKWRDVVFIISDMYISDICEEETKKTLIEISRKTGNTILIFNTTKKAKIPELPACVVFNKDESFTDS